The following coding sequences lie in one Megalodesulfovibrio gigas DSM 1382 = ATCC 19364 genomic window:
- a CDS encoding Na(+)/H(+) antiporter subunit D, with translation MTAETASFFFHPATFFAVGAAGAALLPRAIHRWLLPAMAVLAFGVMVCISQGDGGANLYLHWLGLDLNLARVDRLSIIFAHIFALQAILGCIYAMHLKDRWQHVASMAYVGGAFVCVFAGDYLTLFIGWELMSVASTLLIWFRRRQQSTAAGFRYFLVHTFGGLVLLGGIMLRYQATGNFDFNPVDPNALQLYDWLILLGFAVNAAVVPLHAWLPDAYPEATVTGAVFMSAFTTKTAVYVLARAFAGVEILGILGVVMCLWGVFYATMENNARRILSYHIVSQVGYMVAGIGIGTAMTVNGACAHAYAHILYKGLLFMGAGCLLHAAGTANLSQLGGLARRLPLVFVLYMAAAVSISGMPFFNGFISKTMTIAGAAESHHTWLALGMEIAAVGTFLSVGIKLPYFAFFAKPDSTLQLEPIPVNMYVAMFGGAVLCLVTGLFPNLLYSLLPFPMHAEQITAYTPFVTGLGHVEFHPYDLFNILQAFTLLGFTGLGFYLLRNVLTPHAQRNMDFEWFYVLVGKAFYTLVSRPAAWIDSIWSEVYRTLGLPGLKLGAKGASAFDVAAIDGVVDGSAKTVGATGRLAARLQTGDLQHYAALATALGLGIAACLWWLG, from the coding sequence ATGACCGCTGAAACGGCGTCCTTCTTCTTTCATCCCGCGACGTTCTTCGCCGTGGGCGCCGCGGGCGCGGCACTGTTGCCGCGGGCCATCCACCGCTGGCTGCTGCCGGCCATGGCCGTGCTGGCCTTCGGCGTGATGGTGTGCATCAGCCAGGGCGACGGCGGAGCCAACCTGTACCTGCACTGGCTGGGGCTGGACCTGAATCTGGCGCGGGTGGACCGGCTCTCCATCATCTTCGCCCACATCTTCGCCCTGCAGGCCATCCTGGGCTGCATCTACGCCATGCATCTCAAGGACCGCTGGCAGCACGTGGCCAGCATGGCCTATGTGGGCGGGGCGTTTGTGTGCGTCTTCGCCGGGGATTATCTGACGCTCTTCATCGGCTGGGAACTCATGAGCGTGGCCTCCACCCTGCTCATCTGGTTCCGCCGCCGGCAGCAGTCCACGGCCGCAGGCTTCCGCTACTTCCTGGTGCACACCTTCGGCGGGCTGGTCCTGCTGGGCGGCATCATGCTGCGCTATCAGGCCACGGGCAACTTCGACTTCAACCCCGTGGACCCGAACGCCCTGCAGCTGTATGACTGGCTGATCCTGCTCGGCTTTGCCGTGAACGCCGCGGTGGTGCCCCTGCATGCCTGGCTGCCCGACGCCTACCCCGAAGCCACGGTAACGGGCGCGGTATTCATGAGCGCCTTCACCACCAAGACGGCGGTGTACGTCCTGGCCCGGGCCTTCGCCGGGGTGGAGATTCTGGGCATCCTGGGCGTGGTGATGTGTCTGTGGGGCGTGTTCTACGCGACCATGGAAAACAACGCCCGGCGCATCCTCTCGTATCACATCGTCTCCCAGGTCGGATACATGGTGGCAGGCATCGGCATCGGCACGGCCATGACCGTGAACGGCGCCTGCGCCCACGCCTACGCGCACATCCTGTACAAGGGCCTGCTCTTCATGGGCGCCGGCTGCCTGCTGCACGCCGCCGGCACGGCCAACCTGAGCCAGCTGGGCGGCCTGGCCCGCCGGCTGCCGCTGGTGTTCGTGCTGTACATGGCCGCGGCGGTGTCCATCTCCGGCATGCCGTTCTTCAACGGGTTCATCTCCAAGACCATGACCATCGCCGGCGCGGCCGAGTCGCACCACACCTGGCTGGCCCTGGGCATGGAAATCGCCGCGGTGGGGACGTTCCTCTCCGTGGGCATCAAGCTGCCGTACTTCGCCTTCTTCGCCAAGCCGGATTCGACACTGCAACTGGAACCCATCCCGGTGAACATGTATGTGGCCATGTTCGGCGGGGCGGTGCTCTGCCTCGTCACCGGGTTGTTCCCCAACCTGCTGTACTCGCTGCTGCCCTTCCCGATGCACGCGGAACAGATTACGGCGTACACGCCCTTTGTGACCGGGCTGGGGCATGTGGAATTCCACCCGTACGATCTCTTCAACATCCTGCAGGCCTTCACGCTGCTGGGCTTCACCGGCCTGGGCTTCTACCTCCTGCGCAACGTGCTCACCCCGCATGCCCAGCGCAACATGGACTTCGAGTGGTTCTATGTGCTCGTCGGCAAGGCCTTCTACACCCTGGTGAGCCGGCCGGCGGCCTGGATCGACAGCATCTGGAGCGAGGTGTACCGGACCCTGGGCCTGCCCGGCCTCAAGCTGGGGGCCAAGGGGGCGAGCGCCTTTGACGTGGCGGCCATCGACGGTGTGGTGGACGGGTCCGCCAAGACCGTGGGCGCCACAGGCCGACTGGCGGCCCGCCTGCAAACGGGCGATCTGCAACACTATGCTGCGCTGGCCACGGCGCTGGGCCTGGGCATCGCTGCGTGCCTGTGGTGGCTGGGATAG
- a CDS encoding complex I subunit 4 family protein has translation MLAAFPYLTNLIFLPIVGAIALMVLRVDDTAARFITLCIGIVETLLALTLLGGFALGDAGWQFVELHPWMPAAGLTYHLAVDGLSLFMVVLSAVLLPLCTLCSWTYISKRVKEFHVCLLLMTGACVGVFVAMDLVLFYIFWEAMLVPMYLLIAVWGGPRRRYASIKFFLYTLAGSTLLLAAIVALYVHEGTFSIPALMQGDYAFDFQCWIFLAMALAFAIKVPMFPFHTWLPAAHVEAPSAGSVLLASVLLKMGTYGFLRFCIGLTPAAADHYAPLMLAISVASILYGGFVALGQQDMKKLIAYSSVAHMGFVTLGIFVFTQAGVEGALMVMLNHGIVTGALFMMVGAIYERSHSREITQNMGLGKHLPAFMGFFGLFALASLGFPGLNSFVGELLVLIGAFEFNTWLGMAGIPGAMLAAAYMLRLGLKMAYGQPASPAGKGWGDLNLREWTYLLPLAFLTLYLGIAPGLALKVVTPSVEKLLTDYRAKVHMTMQAKAVPTSPALAKLDAHLAGKTQGEVR, from the coding sequence ATGCTCGCCGCGTTCCCGTATCTCACGAACCTGATCTTCCTGCCCATCGTCGGCGCAATCGCCCTGATGGTGCTGCGGGTGGACGATACGGCGGCGCGGTTCATCACCCTGTGCATTGGCATCGTGGAAACCCTGCTGGCTCTGACGCTGCTGGGCGGCTTTGCCCTGGGCGACGCCGGCTGGCAGTTCGTGGAGCTGCATCCCTGGATGCCCGCGGCCGGACTCACCTATCACCTGGCGGTGGACGGGCTTTCGCTCTTCATGGTGGTGCTTTCGGCAGTGCTGCTGCCCCTGTGCACCCTGTGTTCCTGGACGTACATCTCCAAACGGGTCAAGGAATTCCACGTCTGCCTGCTGCTGATGACCGGGGCCTGCGTGGGCGTGTTCGTGGCCATGGATCTGGTACTCTTCTACATCTTCTGGGAAGCGATGCTGGTGCCCATGTACCTGCTCATCGCCGTGTGGGGCGGGCCGCGCCGGCGCTACGCCTCCATCAAGTTCTTCCTGTACACCCTGGCCGGCTCCACCCTGCTGCTGGCGGCCATCGTGGCCCTGTACGTGCACGAGGGCACCTTCTCCATCCCCGCCCTCATGCAGGGGGACTACGCCTTCGACTTCCAGTGCTGGATCTTCCTGGCCATGGCCCTGGCCTTTGCCATCAAGGTGCCCATGTTCCCCTTCCACACCTGGCTGCCCGCGGCCCACGTGGAAGCGCCCTCGGCCGGGTCCGTACTGCTGGCCTCGGTGTTGCTCAAGATGGGGACCTACGGCTTCCTGCGATTCTGCATCGGGCTCACCCCGGCCGCAGCGGACCATTACGCCCCCCTGATGCTGGCCATCAGCGTGGCGTCCATCCTCTACGGCGGCTTTGTGGCCCTGGGCCAGCAGGACATGAAAAAGCTCATCGCCTACTCTTCCGTGGCGCACATGGGCTTCGTCACCCTGGGCATCTTCGTCTTCACCCAGGCCGGGGTGGAAGGCGCGCTCATGGTCATGCTCAACCACGGCATCGTCACCGGCGCGCTGTTCATGATGGTCGGGGCGATCTACGAACGCAGCCACAGCCGCGAGATCACGCAAAACATGGGCCTGGGCAAACATCTGCCGGCGTTCATGGGCTTCTTCGGGCTGTTTGCCCTGGCCTCGCTGGGCTTCCCGGGGCTGAACAGCTTCGTGGGCGAACTGCTGGTGCTCATTGGCGCCTTTGAGTTCAACACCTGGCTGGGCATGGCAGGCATCCCCGGCGCCATGCTGGCCGCGGCGTACATGCTGCGCCTGGGCCTGAAGATGGCCTACGGGCAGCCCGCCTCCCCCGCCGGCAAAGGCTGGGGCGACCTGAATCTGCGGGAATGGACGTACCTGCTGCCCCTGGCCTTCCTCACGCTGTACCTGGGCATCGCTCCTGGCCTGGCCCTCAAAGTGGTGACGCCCTCCGTGGAAAAACTGCTGACCGACTACCGCGCCAAGGTTCACATGACCATGCAGGCCAAGGCGGTGCCGACATCGCCCGCCCTGGCAAAACTCGATGCGCATCTGGCCGGGAAGACCCAAGGGGAGGTCCGCTGA
- a CDS encoding NADH-quinone oxidoreductase subunit N: MSQYNLALCLPELALFGVMAVLFVQSLTPDGSKRCLCWLPYGGLATIAAALIGMGDSGSLFYGAYQIDALSQFFKLAVAVGFTIAALNAANPPQLDAAKKPDFYFFLAASAWGLMLLASCVECVTIYVALEISSYSLYAVVPLRAKERQAAEAGVKYILFGAVATAIALYGLSYLWGSHGTTYLAVLAGKDFSLAGAPLAAVGLAMFLCGMFYKLALFPFHFWAPDVYQGSANETSAFIATLPKLGAAVVLVRFAALLTPGLEVTLLLAVLGAISMTYGNLAALAQRDIKRLLGYSSVAHAGYLMLGLVSGTAEGLAAASFYALVYILMNLAIFWVLCRLAPDGKNVALEDLDGLSRREPVLALVLAVSAFALVGLPPTAGFMGKLMLLKSAWGHGYNWLVIVAVLNTAIAIYYYLSLVRHAYTHDADDVPAGSVKRPMGDLVWGLALAVVLLVMGTMPGAIFDLATAAGHAVMP; the protein is encoded by the coding sequence ATGAGCCAGTACAACCTCGCACTCTGCCTGCCTGAACTGGCCCTCTTCGGCGTGATGGCCGTGCTCTTCGTGCAGTCCCTCACCCCGGACGGCTCCAAGCGCTGCCTGTGCTGGCTGCCCTACGGCGGACTGGCCACCATCGCCGCGGCGCTGATCGGCATGGGCGACAGCGGCAGCCTGTTCTACGGCGCGTATCAGATCGACGCCCTCTCCCAGTTCTTCAAGCTGGCCGTGGCCGTGGGCTTCACCATCGCCGCCCTGAACGCAGCCAACCCGCCCCAGCTGGACGCCGCCAAGAAGCCGGACTTCTACTTCTTCCTGGCCGCCTCGGCCTGGGGGCTGATGCTCCTGGCCTCCTGCGTGGAGTGCGTGACCATCTACGTGGCCCTGGAAATCTCCTCCTACAGCCTGTATGCGGTGGTGCCCCTGCGGGCCAAGGAACGCCAGGCCGCGGAAGCCGGCGTCAAGTACATCCTCTTCGGTGCGGTGGCCACGGCCATTGCCCTGTATGGCCTCTCCTACCTCTGGGGCAGCCACGGCACCACGTATCTGGCTGTTCTGGCCGGGAAGGACTTCTCCCTGGCCGGCGCGCCCCTGGCTGCGGTCGGACTGGCCATGTTCCTGTGCGGGATGTTCTACAAGCTGGCGCTGTTCCCCTTCCACTTCTGGGCCCCGGACGTGTACCAGGGCAGCGCCAACGAAACGTCCGCCTTCATCGCCACCCTGCCCAAGCTGGGCGCAGCCGTGGTGCTGGTGCGCTTTGCCGCGCTCCTGACCCCCGGCCTGGAAGTGACGCTGCTGCTGGCCGTGCTGGGCGCCATCTCCATGACCTACGGCAACCTGGCGGCCCTGGCCCAGCGCGACATCAAGCGCCTGCTCGGCTACTCCAGCGTGGCCCATGCGGGCTATCTGATGCTCGGCCTCGTGTCCGGCACCGCTGAGGGCCTGGCTGCGGCGAGCTTCTACGCGCTGGTGTACATCCTCATGAATCTGGCCATCTTCTGGGTGCTGTGCCGTCTGGCTCCCGACGGCAAGAACGTGGCCCTGGAAGATCTGGATGGCCTGTCCCGCCGCGAACCCGTGCTGGCCCTGGTGCTGGCCGTGAGCGCCTTTGCCCTGGTGGGCCTGCCGCCCACGGCGGGCTTCATGGGCAAGCTGATGCTCCTCAAGAGCGCCTGGGGCCATGGCTACAACTGGCTGGTGATCGTCGCGGTGCTGAACACGGCCATCGCCATCTACTACTACCTCTCCCTGGTGCGGCATGCCTATACGCATGATGCCGACGATGTTCCTGCCGGCAGTGTCAAACGCCCGATGGGAGATCTCGTCTGGGGCCTTGCCCTGGCCGTGGTGCTGCTGGTGATGGGCACCATGCCGGGTGCGATATTCGATCTGGCCACAGCAGCCGGGCATGCGGTGATGCCGTAA
- a CDS encoding 4Fe-4S dicluster domain-containing protein has product MGKQIIKFNANRCISCYACEMHCKAKNKVPEGAWLGKLVSKGPVNRGGKPRLLTMYMTCFHCAKAWCIASCPTGAMTRDEQGLVHVQSDLCVGCKACIQACPWSIPQWDDEQGKAIKCDFCRDRLAEGLKPACVTACCAHALEFVDVNENSNKNREAYAQTVLARQERA; this is encoded by the coding sequence ATGGGCAAACAGATCATCAAGTTCAACGCCAACCGCTGCATCAGCTGCTATGCCTGCGAGATGCACTGCAAGGCCAAAAACAAGGTGCCCGAAGGCGCATGGCTGGGCAAGCTGGTCTCCAAGGGGCCGGTGAACCGTGGCGGCAAGCCCCGGCTCCTGACCATGTACATGACCTGCTTTCACTGCGCCAAGGCGTGGTGCATCGCCTCCTGCCCCACCGGGGCCATGACCCGCGATGAGCAGGGGCTGGTGCATGTGCAGTCGGATCTGTGCGTGGGCTGCAAGGCCTGCATCCAGGCCTGCCCCTGGAGCATTCCGCAGTGGGATGACGAGCAGGGCAAGGCCATCAAGTGCGACTTCTGCCGCGACCGTCTGGCCGAAGGGCTCAAGCCGGCCTGCGTGACCGCCTGCTGCGCCCATGCGCTGGAATTCGTGGATGTGAATGAGAATTCCAACAAGAACCGCGAAGCCTACGCCCAAACCGTGCTGGCACGGCAGGAGCGCGCCTGA
- a CDS encoding sulfite exporter TauE/SafE family protein has product MKLFALLLAIAAVTLIAFQEPAMAQSQKLADAIQQAVTAGKVDPAQPAGFLGIPGGPVIDWWKGLLWAIWVGWIFSTVGAFGGVMAAIGHMTVFGFGAYAKSFGKDLQLNKIVTDSIRTSNQYLVGTSAGISTYNYWKMGRLVLPLGLALGIGTIISSYLVPMLTAGKINLSSYQGYFGLFVLLLGLYLVYEVTPAGKAKKKAASAAAKAFQESVKKGGNIADQGVKIQSFTATSCVFTFFGVEFKFNPIVPVIGAFIIGAIASFLGVGGGFLLVPFLTSMAGLPMYLVAGTSAMGVFVGMITSIFSYMMQGTPIEWSFIGAEMVGIVIGSIIGPRTSKYIPDTALKVLFIVLAFYTGVDYILRGFFGMRIF; this is encoded by the coding sequence ATGAAACTGTTTGCGCTGTTGCTGGCAATAGCAGCCGTGACGCTCATTGCATTCCAGGAACCTGCCATGGCGCAGTCGCAGAAACTGGCCGACGCCATCCAGCAGGCCGTGACGGCGGGCAAGGTTGACCCTGCCCAGCCTGCCGGCTTCCTGGGCATTCCCGGCGGCCCGGTGATCGACTGGTGGAAGGGCCTGCTCTGGGCCATCTGGGTCGGCTGGATCTTCTCCACCGTGGGCGCGTTCGGCGGGGTTATGGCGGCCATCGGCCACATGACCGTCTTCGGTTTCGGGGCGTATGCCAAGAGCTTTGGCAAGGACCTGCAGCTGAACAAGATCGTCACGGACTCCATCCGTACCTCCAACCAGTACCTCGTGGGCACTTCTGCAGGCATTTCCACCTACAACTATTGGAAAATGGGCCGTCTGGTGCTGCCCCTGGGCCTGGCTCTGGGCATTGGCACCATCATCAGCTCCTATCTCGTGCCCATGCTCACCGCAGGCAAGATCAACCTGAGCTCGTACCAGGGCTACTTCGGCCTGTTCGTGCTGCTCCTGGGCCTGTATCTGGTGTATGAAGTCACGCCTGCCGGCAAGGCCAAGAAGAAGGCCGCCTCCGCCGCTGCCAAGGCCTTCCAGGAAAGCGTGAAGAAGGGCGGCAACATTGCCGACCAGGGCGTGAAAATCCAGTCCTTCACCGCCACCAGCTGCGTGTTCACGTTCTTCGGCGTGGAATTCAAGTTCAACCCCATCGTGCCCGTCATCGGCGCCTTCATCATCGGCGCCATCGCGTCCTTCCTGGGCGTGGGCGGCGGCTTCCTGCTGGTGCCCTTCCTCACCTCCATGGCCGGCCTGCCCATGTACCTGGTGGCTGGCACCTCGGCCATGGGCGTGTTCGTGGGCATGATCACCTCCATCTTCTCCTACATGATGCAGGGCACGCCCATCGAGTGGTCCTTCATCGGCGCGGAAATGGTGGGCATCGTCATCGGCTCCATCATCGGCCCCCGCACCTCCAAGTACATCCCGGACACCGCCCTCAAGGTGCTGTTCATCGTCCTGGCCTTCTACACCGGCGTGGATTACATCCTGCGCGGCTTCTTCGGCATGCGGATTTTCTAA
- a CDS encoding glycosyltransferase, whose amino-acid sequence MSESPSIALVSHVDLNLARFRRTLMQMLLEDGWRVSAVVPRGRHAREIEELGVDLLEYPASREALAARGLGRHLQARAGLARLFAGRRFDVVHSFTHLPNLLCRAALPWRRRPLLVNAVTGLGSGFLRPGLRGMALRMALHQCYARSAARCDAVLFQNEDDHTYFTWRGLTGRALTQVVPGSGVDLTRFRPNLLSVEERRRRRAALGCTDRQVVAVMAARLLFDKGIRETMLAAQALATATPSLRLLVAGAPDPGNPCSLTEADMQTFAGLGNVRFLGWQEEMAQLWSLADFAILPSYREGVPVSMQEALACGVPVIVTDVPGCREIAAPRAEEVRAGRTLGEHALCVPAGQWPPLAEAMRRVAETPALRTSMAAAARRKAEEAFDARALARRTMDVYAALLEGRRQ is encoded by the coding sequence ATGAGCGAGTCGCCATCCATCGCCTTGGTGTCGCATGTGGATCTGAATCTGGCCCGCTTCCGCCGTACCCTCATGCAGATGCTGCTGGAGGATGGCTGGCGGGTGAGCGCCGTGGTCCCGCGCGGCCGTCATGCCCGGGAGATCGAGGAGCTGGGCGTGGATCTGCTGGAGTATCCGGCTTCGCGCGAGGCCCTGGCCGCTCGTGGCCTGGGCAGACACTTGCAAGCCCGGGCCGGGTTGGCCCGGCTGTTTGCCGGCCGGCGGTTCGATGTGGTGCACAGCTTCACCCACCTGCCGAACCTGCTGTGCCGGGCGGCGCTGCCCTGGCGCAGGCGACCGCTGCTGGTGAACGCCGTCACCGGGCTGGGGTCCGGGTTCCTGCGGCCGGGACTCAGGGGCATGGCCCTGCGCATGGCCTTGCATCAGTGCTACGCCCGCTCGGCGGCTCGCTGCGATGCCGTGCTGTTCCAGAACGAGGACGATCACACCTATTTCACCTGGCGTGGGCTCACGGGCCGGGCGCTGACGCAGGTGGTGCCCGGCAGCGGGGTGGATCTGACCCGCTTTCGGCCGAATCTGTTGTCTGTGGAAGAACGTCGCCGTCGCCGTGCGGCCCTGGGCTGTACCGATCGGCAGGTGGTGGCCGTGATGGCGGCCCGGCTGCTGTTCGACAAGGGCATCCGCGAAACCATGCTGGCGGCGCAGGCCCTGGCGACGGCAACGCCGTCCCTGCGGTTGCTGGTGGCTGGCGCGCCGGACCCGGGCAATCCCTGCTCCCTCACCGAGGCGGACATGCAGACCTTCGCCGGGCTGGGCAACGTGCGGTTTTTGGGCTGGCAGGAGGAGATGGCGCAGCTATGGAGCCTGGCGGATTTCGCCATCCTGCCGTCATACCGCGAGGGTGTGCCCGTGAGCATGCAGGAGGCACTGGCCTGCGGGGTGCCGGTGATTGTCACCGATGTGCCGGGGTGCCGGGAGATTGCCGCGCCGCGGGCCGAGGAGGTCCGGGCTGGCAGAACCCTGGGCGAGCATGCGCTGTGCGTGCCGGCCGGGCAGTGGCCGCCTTTGGCCGAGGCCATGCGGCGTGTGGCGGAAACGCCGGCGCTGCGCACGTCCATGGCTGCTGCCGCGCGCAGGAAGGCCGAGGAAGCCTTTGACGCCAGGGCGCTGGCCCGCAGGACAATGGACGTCTACGCAGCCCTGCTGGAGGGCCGCAGACAGTGA
- the asnB gene encoding asparagine synthase (glutamine-hydrolyzing), whose translation MCGIAGLWRLGAPLEGMQADLQAMADALRHRGPDAAGVWLDTSPADASRASPSTVGLAHRRLAILDRSQAGTQPLATSDGRWHLVYNGEIYNHLTLRRELPYPFRSHCDTETLLAGIAAWGVAQTLARIQGMFALACWDAHTRTLHLARDAFGKKPLYYGWLGREFVFASELKALAATSCWRAAPPALDRQALALFFRYAAVPAPWCIWEGLHSLPPGTWLTIADDAVLDRRLPAPERWWRLGEVVRHGVAAPFPSLDAACEVMGPLLQDAVTCRLQADVPVGVFLSGGIDSSLVAVLAARAAAAGGVSELVAFTMASSHAEYDEADVARRTAASLGLRHVVESVSEADALACIADMPMVYDEPFADASQLPTLLLSRLARRHAVVLLSGDGGDELFAGYTRHLRAPGLWQRMASIPLSVRLLLAQVLARVLEHGGEALLATAYEACAPRLPARWRQTVFRDKIHKLGQALRASSSRDFYHAFLCQWTDPPLRRGGAGTVIPNPLAAMEQELAGMPELPFVFWMQAMDQAGYLAWDILPKVDRASMAASIEVRCPYLDRRVAEAAWRLPLAARVAGGRGKVVLRRMLDTLHPLPHLNRPKQGFGVPLEHWLRGPLKAWADDLLHPSRLRAQGFLDPVAVRQAWDEHQSGRRNRQYALWTALMFQRWLEVWRA comes from the coding sequence GTGTGCGGCATTGCCGGGTTGTGGCGTCTCGGCGCTCCCCTGGAGGGCATGCAGGCGGACCTGCAGGCCATGGCCGACGCCCTGCGCCATCGCGGCCCTGATGCCGCCGGCGTCTGGCTGGACACGTCCCCCGCTGACGCCTCCCGCGCCTCGCCTTCCACGGTGGGGCTGGCCCATCGCCGGCTGGCCATTCTGGATCGATCCCAGGCCGGGACCCAGCCCCTGGCCACGTCCGACGGTCGCTGGCATCTCGTCTACAACGGCGAGATCTACAATCACCTGACCCTGCGCCGGGAGCTGCCGTATCCCTTCCGCAGTCATTGCGACACCGAAACCCTGCTGGCGGGCATTGCCGCCTGGGGCGTGGCGCAGACCCTGGCCCGGATCCAGGGCATGTTCGCCCTGGCCTGCTGGGATGCCCATACCCGCACCCTGCATCTGGCCCGGGACGCCTTTGGCAAGAAGCCGCTCTATTATGGATGGCTGGGCCGGGAGTTCGTTTTTGCCTCGGAACTCAAGGCCCTGGCCGCCACGTCCTGCTGGCGGGCCGCCCCGCCGGCCCTGGATCGTCAGGCCCTGGCCCTGTTCTTCCGCTATGCCGCCGTGCCCGCGCCCTGGTGCATCTGGGAAGGACTGCACAGCCTGCCGCCCGGCACATGGCTGACCATTGCTGACGATGCGGTGCTGGATCGCCGGCTGCCTGCGCCCGAGCGATGGTGGCGCCTGGGCGAGGTCGTCCGTCACGGGGTGGCGGCGCCGTTTCCCTCCCTGGATGCGGCGTGTGAGGTGATGGGGCCGTTGCTGCAGGACGCCGTGACCTGCCGGCTGCAGGCGGATGTGCCGGTCGGGGTCTTCCTGTCTGGCGGCATTGATTCCAGTCTGGTGGCCGTGCTGGCGGCCCGGGCGGCCGCTGCCGGCGGTGTGTCCGAACTCGTCGCCTTCACCATGGCGTCCTCCCATGCCGAGTATGACGAGGCGGACGTTGCCCGCAGGACCGCCGCCAGCCTGGGACTGCGGCACGTGGTGGAATCGGTCAGCGAGGCGGACGCCCTGGCCTGCATCGCCGACATGCCGATGGTCTATGACGAGCCCTTTGCCGACGCCTCCCAGTTGCCCACGCTGCTGCTGTCCCGTCTGGCGCGACGGCATGCGGTGGTGTTGCTGTCCGGGGACGGCGGGGACGAGCTGTTCGCCGGCTACACCCGGCACCTGCGCGCCCCGGGGCTCTGGCAGCGCATGGCGTCCATCCCGCTCTCCGTCCGCCTGCTGCTGGCCCAGGTGCTGGCCAGGGTGCTGGAGCATGGCGGCGAGGCGCTGCTGGCGACGGCCTACGAAGCCTGCGCCCCCCGGCTGCCGGCGCGCTGGCGGCAGACCGTGTTTCGGGACAAGATCCACAAGCTCGGCCAGGCGTTGCGGGCGTCGTCGTCCCGGGATTTCTACCACGCCTTTCTCTGCCAATGGACAGACCCGCCCCTGCGCCGCGGCGGGGCCGGGACGGTCATCCCCAATCCCCTGGCCGCGATGGAACAGGAGCTGGCGGGGATGCCGGAGCTGCCCTTCGTCTTCTGGATGCAGGCCATGGATCAGGCGGGCTATCTGGCCTGGGACATCCTGCCCAAGGTGGACCGCGCGTCCATGGCGGCATCCATTGAGGTGCGCTGCCCGTACCTGGATCGTCGCGTGGCCGAGGCCGCCTGGCGGCTGCCCCTGGCGGCGCGGGTGGCCGGGGGCAGGGGCAAGGTGGTGCTGCGTCGGATGCTGGACACGCTTCACCCCCTGCCGCACCTGAATCGGCCCAAGCAGGGCTTCGGCGTGCCCCTGGAACACTGGCTGCGCGGTCCCCTCAAGGCCTGGGCTGACGATCTGCTGCATCCCTCCCGGCTCAGGGCGCAGGGGTTCCTGGACCCCGTGGCCGTGCGCCAGGCCTGGGACGAGCACCAGTCCGGCCGGCGCAATCGGCAGTATGCATTGTGGACGGCGTTGATGTTTCAACGCTGGCTGGAGGTCTGGCGGGCATGA
- a CDS encoding M23 family metallopeptidase, which translates to MLFRKYHVVIFKDNQGTCSKLRLHSWMFFLLGGLFVLLVVGNVVFLRSLHGVKFMEQSVEAAQKKVKAQETQMLALSGKINALEKDLTRIRDFDSQLRVMMNLDSQVEAVGSVGNPKAEDFAEKAALLRQERLARRMHDFLDSLTTDAQLELVRQEQIIDALRGNLEQLASIPSIWPTQGWVTSAFGPRRSPFTGRNEFHQGVDISNKIGTPIYAPAKGVVTFAANDAANGKTLVVQHGGGLVTRYSHLQDFNVKVGDKTERGQLIASMGNTGTSTGPHLHYEVRLNGAPVNPMRYILE; encoded by the coding sequence ATGCTGTTTCGCAAGTATCACGTCGTCATCTTCAAGGATAACCAGGGCACCTGCAGCAAGCTGCGTCTGCATTCGTGGATGTTCTTTCTGCTGGGCGGCCTGTTCGTCCTGCTGGTGGTCGGCAACGTGGTGTTTCTCCGCTCGTTGCACGGCGTGAAGTTCATGGAACAAAGCGTGGAGGCGGCGCAAAAGAAGGTCAAGGCCCAGGAAACGCAGATGCTTGCCCTGTCCGGCAAGATCAATGCCCTGGAAAAGGACCTGACCCGCATTCGCGACTTTGACTCCCAACTGCGCGTGATGATGAATCTGGATTCCCAGGTGGAAGCCGTGGGCTCCGTGGGCAATCCCAAGGCCGAGGATTTTGCGGAAAAGGCCGCCCTGCTGCGGCAGGAACGCCTGGCCCGCCGCATGCACGATTTCCTGGATTCCCTGACCACGGATGCCCAGCTGGAACTGGTGCGTCAGGAACAGATCATCGACGCGTTGCGCGGCAATCTGGAGCAGCTGGCGTCCATCCCCTCCATCTGGCCCACGCAGGGCTGGGTGACGTCCGCCTTCGGGCCGCGGCGTTCCCCCTTCACCGGGCGCAACGAATTCCATCAGGGGGTGGACATCTCCAACAAGATTGGCACGCCCATCTATGCCCCGGCCAAGGGTGTGGTGACCTTTGCCGCCAACGACGCCGCCAATGGCAAGACCCTGGTTGTCCAGCACGGCGGCGGTCTGGTGACGCGCTATTCCCATCTGCAGGACTTCAATGTGAAGGTGGGGGACAAGACCGAGCGCGGCCAGCTCATCGCCTCCATGGGCAACACCGGCACCTCTACCGGCCCGCACCTGCATTACGAAGTGCGCCTCAACGGCGCGCCCGTGAATCCCATGCGCTATATTCTGGAATAG